CTTGCTCATAAAAATTGAAAAACAGTTTGGTAATATACGGGATAGAAACGAGAAACGCAAAAAGAAAAATAAATCTTTTCTTTGAGGAGCTTCGGAACTTCGGAACCTCGGCGACTCTGAGGTACTGAAGTTCTGAATCTCTGAAGTTCTACTATAGCGTTCTTGCTATAAACTCTTTAATGATCTCGTCATCGGAGGCAAGGAGCTCGGCGGGAGTGCCGGTGAAGTAGATTTTGCCTTCGTGTGCCATCGCGACGCGCTCGGCGACGATTCTTACACTGATCATATCGTGGGTGACGACGATGGAGGTTACATTCAGTTTTACGCTGAGGTCTTTGATGAGGTTGTCGATTGACTCGCTCATGATGGGGTCGAGTCCGGTTGTGGGTTCGTCGTAAAGGATATATTCAGGATTAGTGATGAGGGCACGGGCAAGTCCGACTCTTTTTCGCATGCCACCGGAGAGTTCCGCGGGTTTTTGTGCTTCTATTCCGGGCAAGCCGACAAGTTCGAGTTTTTCTGCAACAAGGTCGTCGACCTGAGCTTTTGTATATTTTCTGTTTCCTTCGATGAGCGGGAGGGAGACATTTTCACCAACGGTCATTGAATCAAAAAGGGCAGCACCCTGGAAAAGGAAGCCGAACTTTTTGCGGAGTTCGTAAAGTTCTTTTTCTTTGATTTTATTAATATCGTAGCCTTCGACAGTCACGGTGCCTGAATCGGGTTTCAAGAGTCCAATAATGTGTTTGAGCAGTACTGATTTTCCACACCCTGACCTGCCGATAATTGCGAGTGCCTCTCCTTTGTTGATCTTGAGGCTAAGTCCCTTCAAAACCTGGTTGTCACCGAAATTCTTGTAAATATTGTCGAGCTCAATCATGGTTGTACTTCATATTCTGACAAAATTTTTGCCGGGTAACTGCCTGATCAATCCCTTGAATTCGAGTTGCAGCAGGTTAATTAGGCATTCTGAAACATTCAAGCCTGTAAGGGATGCAATTTCATCAATATGGAGCGGCTGGAATTCGATAGAACTGTAGAGTTTCTCTTCAAACATCGAGAGTTCCTCCAAAACAGGTTCACTCTTTGGCGTTACCGCTGCGTTGAGGGGTTTTATGTTTAATTCGTCAAGGATGTCTTTGACTTCGATTACAAGTTTGGCTTCACCCCGTTGGATCAAGCGGTTAGTTCCACCCGACTTGGCAGAGTTGATATTGCCGGGGATTGCGAAAACTGCTTTTCCCTGATCAATGGCAAATTCAGCGGTAAGGAGTGCTCCCCCTTTTTCGGCAGCCTCGACGACGAGAGTACCGAGTGAAAAACCGCTGATAATACGGTTTCTTGCGGGGAAGTTGATGGCATCGGGCTTAGTATCGGGGGCATATTCGGTTATTATCGCACCTGATGAGGCGATTTCTTTCGCAAGTTTTTTGTTTTCTGCGGGATAGATGTTTTTGAATCCACTTCCGAGGACAGCGATTGTTCTTCCGCCTGCCGAAAGGGCGGATTTATGGGAAGTGGTATCGATTCCCCGTGCAAGACCGCTGACCACGGTAAAACCTTCCTTCACGATACCTTTTGAAATGTCAGATGTTGCCTTTAAACCGTAAGGGGTTGGGGTTCTTGTGCCGACAATACCGAGGGATTTTTTATCCTGCTCGAGAATTTCGCCGATTACATATATAAGAATTGGAGAATCGTAAATATTAACAAGCTGCTGAGGATACGACTCTGAGCCGTAAGCTGCTATCCAGCCGAATGAAGTTACATAATCGTAATCTTTTTTGTAACCGGAATCGAAATCGCCGGTTTTTACACCTTCCAGAAAACCTTTATAAGCTGAATCGGAGAGTTTGACGCTTTTGGCAACTTCTTTAGCAGGGCTTTCTATTGTTTTTACTCCGGTGCCATAGATATCGAGCATCGCCTTTACAGTAACGATCCCGATTTGTTTGCAGTTGAGCAACCTTCGAAGAGCAATGAATTCTTCAATCGGGATTGATTTCATTATTGTGTCAAACTGTTACGGAGATTTTATCGACAACACCAACGATTATCGTGTGGACGGGGGATTTTTTATTGTTAATAATTTGCTGTACAGCATCGCCTTCCTGAGTGACCATCACGATATCACCGGGACCGGCAGAAACATAATCGATGGCGATGATGTCTTTGTTGTCCATGAAGTTCCCCTCGAGGTCAATTTTACGGACAAGGAGGAGTTTTTGACCCGTCAGTTCCTTATTTTTAACTGAAGAGACTACATTTCCATGAACCTTTGCGAGGAACATCTAAGGGCTACTCTTTAACTTCGTTCTCTGCTTTGCCCTTTTTGCGAAAAAGAATGGCAACGGGAAGAATAAGAACATAAGCTGCCACGAGGATAAGGGGAGCAGAGACGAGAGAAGCAGGATTATCCCACGGTTTTTGTGAAAGGAGGACAAAACCTATAATAAGAGCCACAATACCTGATGCGAGAAGGAGATAGTTGACGGTATCGAAATAGATGTTAAAGGGGGAAGGGCTTTTCCATAAAGGAACCTGCCTTGAAGAAGATCTGCTTGAAGTAGATTTTCCTTGAATTTTTTTTGCCATGATTGAATCCTAAATTATAAAAAGCCCGGCAAGGGGGATCGCCGGGCAACTTAACTGGTTCACCAGTCAGGGGAAGAACTGGTGAACAAATCCGTTAGATAAATAATTCTAATTGCCC
The nucleotide sequence above comes from Ignavibacteria bacterium. Encoded proteins:
- a CDS encoding ABC transporter ATP-binding protein gives rise to the protein MIELDNIYKNFGDNQVLKGLSLKINKGEALAIIGRSGCGKSVLLKHIIGLLKPDSGTVTVEGYDINKIKEKELYELRKKFGFLFQGAALFDSMTVGENVSLPLIEGNRKYTKAQVDDLVAEKLELVGLPGIEAQKPAELSGGMRKRVGLARALITNPEYILYDEPTTGLDPIMSESIDNLIKDLSVKLNVTSIVVTHDMISVRIVAERVAMAHEGKIYFTGTPAELLASDDEIIKEFIARTL
- the dprA gene encoding DNA-processing protein DprA, which translates into the protein MKSIPIEEFIALRRLLNCKQIGIVTVKAMLDIYGTGVKTIESPAKEVAKSVKLSDSAYKGFLEGVKTGDFDSGYKKDYDYVTSFGWIAAYGSESYPQQLVNIYDSPILIYVIGEILEQDKKSLGIVGTRTPTPYGLKATSDISKGIVKEGFTVVSGLARGIDTTSHKSALSAGGRTIAVLGSGFKNIYPAENKKLAKEIASSGAIITEYAPDTKPDAINFPARNRIISGFSLGTLVVEAAEKGGALLTAEFAIDQGKAVFAIPGNINSAKSGGTNRLIQRGEAKLVIEVKDILDELNIKPLNAAVTPKSEPVLEELSMFEEKLYSSIEFQPLHIDEIASLTGLNVSECLINLLQLEFKGLIRQLPGKNFVRI
- a CDS encoding EutN/CcmL family microcompartment protein; translation: MFLAKVHGNVVSSVKNKELTGQKLLLVRKIDLEGNFMDNKDIIAIDYVSAGPGDIVMVTQEGDAVQQIINNKKSPVHTIIVGVVDKISVTV